TCCGCATGGGCGGTAGTTGATCGATCAGCCGCTCAACCTTTCCTTCAGTTTCTTTCCATTCGAGTTGGGTTAAACTATTCGGGGCATAGCTTGCCTGTGGAAGGCTCTCCATAGCATGTTTTCGTCGATACTCTTCTTTAACGATGTCCAGCAAGATGCTACGGGTAATGGTGAATATCTGAGCGTCTATAGAGCTAGCGATGTTTTTTTGCGTTATGTTTCGCCATAATTTGATGAATACCCGTTGCACCGTTTCCTCGGCAATATAGGTCGATTTGGTTTTCGATAAAGCGTAATTATATACCTTTCTATTCCA
The DNA window shown above is from Sphingobacterium hotanense and carries:
- a CDS encoding sigma-70 family RNA polymerase sigma factor, giving the protein MSSTQHFDSREFETLFQQWNRKVYNYALSKTKSTYIAEETVQRVFIKLWRNITQKNIASSIDAQIFTITRSILLDIVKEEYRRKHAMESLPQASYAPNSLTQLEWKETEGKVERLIDQLPPMRKLVFKLSRFEHLNYKEIAARLNISPRTVENHIALALKTIRKSFSNFLALLIFLKLL